In Micromonospora sp. WMMA1363, a genomic segment contains:
- the rpsO gene encoding 30S ribosomal protein S15, which produces MALDKEAKAQIRTEYATVDGDTGSPEVQVAVLTKRIADLTEHLKVHKHDHHSRRGLLLLVGRRRRLLNYVQKKDINRYRSLIERLGLRR; this is translated from the coding sequence ATGGCGCTCGACAAGGAAGCCAAGGCCCAGATCCGCACGGAGTACGCGACCGTCGACGGCGACACCGGTTCGCCGGAGGTGCAGGTCGCGGTCCTCACCAAGCGGATCGCGGACCTGACCGAGCACCTGAAGGTGCACAAGCACGACCACCACAGCCGCCGCGGGCTGCTGCTGCTGGTCGGCCGCCGCCGTCGGCTGCTCAACTACGTGCAGAAGAAGGACATCAACCGATACCGGTCGCTCATCGAGCGGCTCGGTCTGCGTCGGTGA
- a CDS encoding polyribonucleotide nucleotidyltransferase → MTESNLGTESRTAVIDNGSFGTREVTFSTGRLARQAAGSVIAQLGETIVLSATTAGKQPKEQFDFFPLTVDVEERMYAAGRIPGSFFRREGRPSEDAILTCRLIDRPLRPSFVKGLRNEVQVVETVLALDPRHPYDVVAINAASMSTTLSGLPFSGPIGATRMAHVDGQWVAFPTHEELARATFDMVVAGRSLPDGDVAIMMVEAEATEHTVKLVADGAPAPTEEVVASGLEAAKPAIRELCRAQSELAEVAAKPVIEYPVFLDYSDDAYEAVAEFARADVAEALQIASKSVREEALDAVKARMLAEVGPRFEGREKELSAALRSLTKSEVRSRVLREQVRIDGRGPRDIRPLSAEVGVLPRVHGSALFERGETQILGVTTLNMLRMEQALDTLSPEKSKRYMHNYNFPPYSTGETGRVGSPKRREIGHGALAERALIPVLPSREEFPYAIRQVSEALGSNGSTSMGSVCASTLGLLSAGVPLKAPVAGIAMGLISDEVDGKNQYVTLTDILGAEDAFGDMDFKVAGTRDFVTALQLDTKLDGIPSDVLAAALQQAHEARQTILDVMQRAIEQPAPMSDYAPRVTTVKIPVDKIGMVIGPKGQTINAIQDETGAEISIEDDGTIYVGATNGPSAQAAVERINAIANPTLPKAGDRFLGTVVKTAAFGAFVSLLPGRDGLLHISKVGDGKRVEKVEDFLNVGDKVEVEIADIDQRGKIYLDKVRPEGAEAPTAGEDAGGERPAGRDRGDRGPRDRGDRDRGGERGSRGPDRGDRGEGGEGGGDSRPRRRTRHS, encoded by the coding sequence ATGACCGAGAGTAACCTCGGCACCGAATCCCGCACCGCCGTGATCGACAACGGGTCCTTCGGCACCCGTGAGGTCACCTTCTCCACCGGCCGGCTGGCCCGCCAGGCCGCCGGCTCCGTCATCGCCCAGCTCGGCGAGACGATCGTCCTCTCCGCCACCACCGCGGGTAAGCAGCCGAAGGAGCAGTTCGACTTCTTCCCGCTGACCGTCGACGTCGAGGAGCGGATGTACGCCGCGGGCCGGATTCCCGGCTCGTTCTTCCGCCGGGAGGGCCGCCCCAGCGAGGACGCGATCCTCACCTGCCGGCTGATCGACCGGCCGCTGCGCCCGTCGTTCGTCAAGGGCCTGCGTAACGAGGTGCAGGTCGTCGAGACCGTCCTGGCGCTCGACCCGCGGCATCCGTACGACGTGGTGGCGATCAACGCCGCCTCGATGTCGACCACGCTCTCCGGCCTGCCGTTCTCCGGCCCGATCGGAGCCACCCGGATGGCGCACGTCGACGGCCAGTGGGTCGCCTTCCCGACGCACGAGGAACTGGCCCGCGCCACCTTCGACATGGTCGTGGCCGGCCGTTCCCTGCCGGACGGTGATGTCGCGATCATGATGGTCGAGGCCGAGGCCACCGAGCACACCGTGAAGCTGGTCGCCGACGGCGCGCCCGCGCCGACCGAGGAGGTCGTGGCGAGCGGTCTGGAGGCGGCAAAGCCCGCCATCCGCGAGCTGTGCCGGGCGCAGAGCGAGCTGGCCGAGGTGGCCGCCAAGCCGGTCATCGAGTACCCGGTCTTTCTCGACTACTCCGACGACGCGTACGAGGCGGTGGCCGAGTTCGCTCGGGCCGACGTCGCCGAGGCCCTCCAGATCGCCAGCAAGTCGGTCCGTGAAGAGGCCCTGGACGCGGTCAAGGCGCGGATGCTGGCGGAGGTCGGCCCGCGCTTCGAGGGCCGGGAGAAGGAGCTGTCCGCCGCGTTGCGGTCGCTGACCAAGTCCGAGGTCCGCAGCCGGGTGCTGCGTGAGCAGGTCCGGATCGACGGCCGTGGCCCACGGGACATCCGCCCGTTGTCCGCCGAGGTCGGCGTGTTGCCCCGGGTGCACGGCTCGGCGCTGTTCGAGCGTGGCGAGACCCAGATCCTGGGCGTCACCACGCTGAACATGCTTCGCATGGAGCAGGCGCTGGACACCCTCTCCCCGGAAAAGTCCAAGCGGTACATGCACAACTACAACTTCCCGCCGTACTCGACCGGTGAGACCGGCCGGGTCGGCTCGCCGAAGCGGCGCGAGATCGGCCACGGCGCGCTCGCCGAGCGGGCGCTGATCCCGGTGCTGCCGTCGCGCGAGGAGTTCCCGTACGCCATCCGCCAGGTTTCCGAGGCACTCGGCTCCAACGGTTCCACGTCGATGGGCTCGGTCTGCGCCTCGACGCTCGGCCTGCTCTCCGCCGGTGTGCCGCTCAAGGCGCCGGTCGCCGGCATCGCCATGGGCCTCATCTCCGATGAGGTCGACGGCAAGAACCAGTACGTGACGCTGACCGACATCCTCGGCGCCGAGGACGCGTTCGGCGACATGGACTTCAAGGTGGCCGGCACCCGCGACTTCGTCACCGCGCTCCAGCTGGACACCAAGCTCGACGGCATCCCGTCGGACGTGCTGGCCGCCGCGCTGCAGCAGGCGCACGAGGCCCGGCAGACGATCCTGGACGTGATGCAGCGGGCGATCGAGCAGCCGGCCCCGATGTCGGACTACGCGCCGCGGGTCACCACGGTCAAGATCCCGGTCGACAAGATCGGTATGGTGATCGGCCCGAAGGGCCAGACGATCAACGCGATCCAGGACGAGACCGGCGCCGAGATCTCCATCGAGGACGACGGCACCATCTACGTCGGTGCGACCAACGGCCCGTCCGCGCAGGCGGCGGTCGAGCGGATCAACGCCATCGCCAACCCGACGCTGCCGAAGGCCGGCGACCGTTTCCTCGGCACGGTGGTCAAGACGGCCGCGTTCGGCGCGTTCGTCTCGCTGCTGCCGGGCCGCGACGGCCTGCTGCACATCTCCAAGGTGGGTGACGGCAAGCGGGTCGAGAAGGTCGAGGACTTCCTCAACGTCGGCGACAAGGTCGAGGTGGAGATCGCCGACATCGACCAGCGAGGCAAGATCTACCTGGACAAGGTGCGTCCGGAGGGTGCCGAGGCGCCGACCGCCGGCGAGGACGCCGGTGGCGAGCGTCCGGCCGGCCGGGACCGGGGCGACCGTGGTCCGCGCGACCGGGGCGACCGCGATCGTGGCGGCGAGCGCGGCAGCCGCGGCCCGGACCGCGGTGACCGGGGCGAGGGCGGCGAGGGCGGCGGCGACTCGCGTCCGCGTCGCCGCACCCGGCACAGCTGA
- a CDS encoding pitrilysin family protein encodes MSRAVRAPLPPDRRGVAAFRGAPGSRTGVARAVTRTLSDDPLGGTVRRTVLPSGLRVLTEAIPAMRSVSFGIWVSVGSRDESGPLSGAAHFLEHLLFKGTNRRDALEISSAIEAVGGETNAFTTKEYTCYYARVLDEDLPLAIDVMCDLVADSVLAPADVETERGVILEEIAMHDDEPGDEVHDLFAGIIYGDHPLGRLISGTEQTVTPMTRRQIEGFYRRHYTAPRIVIAAAGNLDHAAVVKLVRQALRGTALDTDPAAPAPHRAATPTVRTTSVATIVEPKETEQAHVVLGRPGIDRGDERRFALGVLNNVLGGGMSSRLFQEIRERRGLAYSVYSYASQYADSGLFGVYAGCAPGKVDEVLDLTRAQLARVAGDGLTEAEVARGKGMSKGAFVLGLEDTGSRMSRLAKGELLYGELMPVDELLARVDAVTVDDVNSLAAELLGHPMSLAVVGPFGASDFTA; translated from the coding sequence GTGAGTCGGGCCGTACGCGCGCCGTTACCACCGGATCGACGGGGGGTGGCGGCGTTCCGCGGCGCCCCCGGGAGCCGTACCGGCGTCGCCCGCGCGGTGACTCGCACGCTCAGCGACGACCCGCTGGGCGGTACGGTCCGCCGGACCGTGCTGCCCAGCGGGCTGCGGGTGCTCACCGAGGCGATCCCCGCGATGCGCAGCGTCTCCTTCGGCATCTGGGTCTCGGTCGGCTCCCGGGACGAGTCCGGCCCGCTGTCCGGCGCCGCCCACTTCCTGGAGCACCTGCTGTTCAAGGGCACCAACAGGCGGGACGCGCTGGAGATCTCCTCGGCGATCGAGGCGGTGGGCGGCGAGACCAACGCCTTCACCACCAAGGAGTACACCTGCTACTACGCGCGGGTGCTCGACGAGGACCTGCCGCTCGCCATCGACGTGATGTGCGACCTCGTCGCCGACTCCGTGCTCGCCCCGGCCGACGTGGAGACCGAGCGGGGGGTGATCCTCGAAGAGATCGCCATGCACGACGACGAGCCCGGCGACGAGGTCCACGACCTGTTCGCCGGGATCATCTACGGAGATCACCCGCTGGGCCGGCTGATCTCCGGCACCGAGCAGACGGTCACCCCGATGACCCGCCGGCAGATCGAGGGCTTCTACCGGCGGCACTACACCGCCCCGCGGATCGTGATCGCCGCCGCCGGTAACCTCGACCACGCCGCGGTGGTCAAGCTGGTCCGTCAGGCGCTGCGCGGCACCGCGTTGGACACCGATCCGGCTGCGCCGGCGCCGCACCGGGCCGCCACCCCGACGGTACGCACAACGTCCGTCGCCACCATCGTCGAGCCGAAGGAGACCGAGCAGGCGCACGTCGTGTTGGGGCGCCCCGGCATCGACCGGGGGGACGAGCGGCGGTTCGCCCTCGGTGTCCTGAACAACGTGCTCGGCGGCGGCATGTCCAGCCGGCTGTTCCAGGAGATCCGCGAACGGCGGGGCCTCGCCTACTCGGTCTACTCCTACGCCAGCCAGTACGCCGACAGCGGTCTGTTCGGCGTCTACGCCGGCTGCGCTCCCGGCAAGGTGGACGAGGTGCTGGACCTGACCCGGGCGCAGCTGGCGCGGGTGGCCGGCGACGGGCTGACCGAGGCCGAGGTGGCCCGGGGCAAGGGCATGAGCAAGGGCGCGTTCGTGCTCGGCCTGGAGGACACCGGCTCCCGGATGAGCCGGCTGGCCAAGGGGGAGCTGCTCTACGGCGAGCTGATGCCGGTCGACGAACTGCTCGCCCGGGTCGACGCGGTCACCGTCGACGACGTCAACAGTCTCGCCGCCGAGCTGCTGGGCCATCCGATGTCCCTGGCCGTCGTCGGCCCGTTCGGCGCGTCCGACTTCACCGCCTGA
- the dapB gene encoding 4-hydroxy-tetrahydrodipicolinate reductase → MTDEQDKSADEPIRVGVLGARGRMGVEVCRAVDGAPDMDLVAMVDQGDWLFNASDAGAEVVVDFTTPDVVMDNLHWCIDQGINAVVGTTGFTETRLERVRGWLARKPGVGVVIAPNFGIGAVLMMQFAARAARHFESVEIIEQHHPRKLDAPSGTATHTAGLIAAARAEAGMAAAPDATKDEVAGARGADIDGVRVHSVRATGLVAHQEVLFGAAGETLTIRHDSYDRASFMPGVLLAVRAVRHRPGLTMGLDSLLD, encoded by the coding sequence GTGACTGACGAGCAGGACAAGAGCGCGGACGAGCCGATCCGGGTCGGTGTGCTCGGCGCCCGGGGCCGGATGGGCGTCGAGGTGTGCCGGGCCGTGGACGGGGCCCCCGACATGGACCTGGTGGCCATGGTCGACCAGGGCGACTGGCTGTTCAACGCCTCCGACGCCGGGGCCGAGGTGGTCGTCGACTTCACCACCCCGGACGTCGTCATGGACAACCTGCACTGGTGCATCGACCAGGGCATCAACGCCGTGGTCGGCACGACGGGCTTCACCGAGACGCGGCTGGAGCGGGTGCGCGGCTGGCTGGCTCGCAAGCCCGGGGTGGGTGTGGTGATCGCCCCCAACTTCGGCATCGGCGCGGTGCTCATGATGCAGTTCGCCGCACGGGCGGCCCGGCACTTCGAGTCCGTGGAGATCATCGAGCAGCATCACCCGCGTAAGCTCGACGCCCCGAGCGGCACCGCCACGCACACCGCGGGGCTGATCGCGGCCGCACGGGCGGAGGCCGGCATGGCCGCCGCGCCGGACGCCACCAAGGACGAGGTCGCCGGGGCCCGTGGTGCGGACATCGACGGGGTACGCGTGCATTCCGTCCGTGCCACCGGCCTGGTCGCCCACCAGGAGGTGCTCTTCGGCGCCGCCGGCGAGACGCTGACGATCCGGCACGACTCGTACGATCGGGCGTCCTTCATGCCCGGCGTGCTGCTGGCGGTGCGCGCGGTGCGCCACCGGCCGGGCCTCACCATGGGTCTGGACTCGCTGCTCGACTGA
- a CDS encoding IS1634 family transposase, translating into MYLRKIQRRNKDGSVVRYLQLAHNRRVGGTTQAEVLVNFGREDRLDVDGLRRLVASINRYLGEEDEVAASLGAEEAGPLTVEFSRPLGASWLLDGLWKLLGIDTALASRIDGRKFRTDVERTIFALVANRAIAPASKLAAAEWATRDQVIPGLDALAEQHAYRAMDLLVAADVHAAVQEAVFFSAAHLLNLEVDLVFFDTTSTYFERDTADDPDGESSSLRQYGHSKDHRKDLPQIVIGLAVTREGIPVRCWTWPGGTNDQTVITEVKDGLRDWRLGRVVTVCDTGFSSEANQSYLRRAGGHYITGIKMREGSHRADQALARQGRYQEVRDNLRVKEVRLDGDEGRRFIICHNPTEAERDAARREDQLTAIREELTRIKTAREADATKAKAKAAKTGKRPTAPSDAPHRKAECALRDHPALGRWLKQHPTTGRLSIDTAKVAAEARLDGKYLLATSDPDLSAEDIALGYKNLLEAERAFRTLKSTLDLRPVYHRLDERIRAHVLLCWLALLLIRVAERRTQQSWPKIAAELGRIHQVTLSGPAGSLQQTTRLTDTQTKLFTDCGVPLPPKMSSLKTAE; encoded by the coding sequence ATGTACTTGCGGAAGATCCAACGGCGGAACAAGGACGGGTCGGTGGTGCGATACCTCCAACTCGCCCACAACCGACGGGTCGGCGGCACCACGCAGGCCGAGGTGCTGGTCAACTTCGGCCGCGAGGACCGTCTGGACGTCGACGGGTTGCGCCGCCTGGTCGCCTCCATCAACCGCTACCTCGGCGAGGAGGACGAGGTCGCCGCGTCGCTGGGCGCCGAGGAGGCCGGGCCGCTGACGGTGGAGTTCTCCCGGCCGCTCGGGGCGAGCTGGCTGCTCGACGGGCTGTGGAAACTGTTGGGCATCGACACCGCCCTGGCCTCCCGCATCGACGGGCGCAAGTTCCGCACCGACGTCGAGCGCACGATCTTCGCGCTGGTCGCCAACCGGGCCATCGCCCCCGCCTCCAAGCTCGCCGCCGCCGAGTGGGCCACCCGCGACCAGGTCATCCCCGGCCTGGACGCACTGGCCGAGCAGCACGCCTACCGCGCCATGGACCTGCTCGTCGCCGCCGATGTCCACGCCGCCGTGCAGGAAGCGGTGTTCTTCTCCGCCGCACACCTGCTCAACCTCGAAGTCGACCTGGTCTTCTTCGACACCACCTCCACCTACTTCGAACGCGACACTGCGGACGACCCGGACGGCGAGAGCTCCAGCCTGCGCCAGTACGGGCACTCCAAGGACCACCGCAAGGACCTGCCCCAGATCGTCATCGGACTGGCCGTCACCCGCGAGGGCATCCCCGTGCGCTGCTGGACCTGGCCCGGCGGCACCAACGACCAGACCGTGATCACCGAGGTCAAGGACGGCCTGCGCGACTGGCGGCTCGGCCGGGTGGTCACCGTCTGCGACACCGGATTCTCCTCCGAGGCCAACCAGTCCTACCTGCGCCGGGCCGGCGGCCACTACATCACCGGCATCAAGATGCGCGAAGGCTCCCACCGCGCCGACCAGGCCCTGGCCCGCCAGGGCCGCTACCAGGAAGTACGCGACAACCTGCGCGTCAAAGAGGTCCGCCTCGACGGCGACGAGGGCAGACGCTTCATCATCTGCCACAACCCCACCGAGGCCGAACGCGATGCCGCCCGACGCGAAGACCAACTCACCGCGATCCGCGAGGAGTTGACGCGCATCAAGACCGCCCGGGAAGCCGACGCGACCAAGGCGAAGGCCAAGGCCGCCAAGACCGGCAAGCGCCCCACGGCCCCCTCGGACGCCCCGCACCGCAAGGCCGAGTGCGCGCTGCGCGACCACCCTGCCCTCGGCCGCTGGCTCAAGCAGCACCCCACCACCGGACGGCTGTCCATCGACACCGCCAAGGTCGCCGCCGAGGCCCGCCTGGACGGCAAGTACCTCCTCGCCACCAGCGACCCCGACCTGTCCGCCGAGGACATCGCGCTCGGCTACAAGAACCTCCTCGAAGCCGAACGCGCCTTCCGCACCCTGAAATCCACCCTCGACCTGCGGCCGGTCTACCACCGCCTCGACGAGCGGATACGCGCTCACGTGCTGCTGTGCTGGCTCGCCTTGCTACTGATCCGCGTCGCTGAGCGCCGCACCCAGCAGTCCTGGCCCAAGATCGCCGCCGAACTCGGCCGGATCCACCAGGTCACCCTCTCCGGCCCGGCCGGCAGCCTCCAGCAGACCACCCGGCTCACCGACACCCAGACCAAACTCTTCACCGACTGCGGTGTCCCGCTCCCGCCAAAGATGAGCAGCCTCAAGACCGCCGAATAG
- a CDS encoding GNAT family N-acetyltransferase, with the protein MIDSDLRDRLGRRVTLRPVDDDNWRAVADVAPRDDQRAWVPALAARYLLLTDRSDVWTSLAVYADETVVGHVMWGVDDDGSRWIGGMLIDAAEQDHGVGRATVVTLARWLAGQGGPVRLSYHPDNSSAAHLYTSLGFVPTGATEDDEIVVERVAPPELRPDAGADR; encoded by the coding sequence GTGATCGACTCAGACCTCCGGGACCGGCTCGGGCGCCGGGTGACCCTGCGCCCGGTCGACGACGACAACTGGCGGGCGGTGGCGGACGTCGCCCCGCGGGACGACCAGCGGGCCTGGGTGCCCGCCCTCGCCGCCCGCTATCTGCTGTTGACCGACCGCTCCGACGTGTGGACCTCGCTCGCCGTCTACGCCGACGAGACCGTCGTCGGCCACGTCATGTGGGGCGTCGACGACGACGGGTCACGGTGGATCGGCGGGATGCTGATCGACGCGGCCGAGCAGGACCACGGCGTCGGCCGGGCGACCGTGGTGACCCTCGCCCGGTGGCTGGCCGGTCAGGGCGGGCCGGTGCGGCTGTCGTACCACCCCGACAACAGCTCGGCCGCCCACCTCTACACCAGCCTCGGTTTCGTCCCGACCGGTGCAACCGAGGACGACGAGATCGTCGTGGAACGCGTCGCTCCGCCAGAACTGCGTCCGGACGCGGGCGCGGACCGGTAG
- a CDS encoding GNAT family N-acetyltransferase, producing MALGYVRPARPGDSGEIARLQLATWRVAYRRVLPRHVLDNLDEAWLARRWSAAVQEPPSNAHRVLVAVEQAEQSYLVGFAAAGPADAEALAPGEPAEALGKEVVAVTDLLVEPRWGRRGHGSRLLAACVDHWRDDGFTRAVAWAFDGDTATRKFLTGAGWEPDGAARALDVDDMLVPQLRLHVAVPARPSGEAG from the coding sequence ATGGCCCTCGGATACGTCCGCCCGGCGCGTCCGGGCGACAGCGGCGAGATCGCCCGCCTCCAGCTCGCGACCTGGCGGGTCGCGTACCGCCGCGTCCTGCCCCGGCACGTGCTCGACAACCTGGACGAGGCCTGGCTGGCCCGGCGGTGGAGCGCGGCGGTGCAGGAGCCGCCCTCCAACGCCCACCGGGTGCTTGTCGCCGTCGAACAGGCCGAGCAATCGTACCTGGTGGGGTTCGCCGCCGCCGGCCCGGCCGATGCCGAGGCCCTGGCCCCCGGCGAGCCCGCGGAGGCGCTCGGCAAGGAGGTCGTCGCGGTCACCGACCTGCTGGTGGAGCCGCGTTGGGGCCGGCGGGGGCATGGCAGTCGGCTGCTGGCGGCGTGTGTGGACCACTGGCGCGACGACGGGTTCACCCGGGCGGTGGCGTGGGCGTTCGACGGTGACACGGCGACCCGGAAGTTTCTCACCGGCGCCGGCTGGGAGCCGGACGGTGCGGCCCGCGCCCTGGACGTGGACGACATGCTGGTCCCGCAGCTGCGCCTGCACGTGGCCGTACCGGCACGACCGTCCGGCGAGGCCGGATAG
- a CDS encoding glycosyltransferase 87 family protein, translating into MAQGAGRTVGQVVGVAGLAVAVSLFLSVAAVRHGFFDLQVYYGALRHWVHDGGEIYDYLRPFTQYGFTYPPFAALVMLPMAYLPWTAAIVVSVTASVVVTAVLFWWLVDPISRRAGWTRWFALAVALCLVAAYEPMRETVNFGQVNMLLLFLVAADLLRLLPTGSRWAGVGVGLATAIKLTPGIFLVYLLVTGRWRAAVTATGAAAGATLLAAALFPAASREFWTEALWNTNRVGELAFVSNQSLRGVVARLNPAEPSTLAWLALVVATLALWVWRSRAAVAAGDEATGLALTGVVMCLVSPVTWVHHLVWLLPALILLVDNAMAASAGSRRRRVLLAAAVVGYAFLTSRVVWAWERDFTGVDGFLGSNTYVWISLALLAFLPVRSPSVASPTPLAGVERTGEAEERSRSGVIPLN; encoded by the coding sequence GTGGCGCAGGGTGCCGGACGGACGGTCGGACAGGTCGTCGGCGTCGCCGGGCTCGCCGTCGCGGTGAGTCTCTTCCTGTCCGTGGCCGCCGTGCGGCACGGCTTCTTCGATCTCCAGGTCTACTACGGCGCGTTGCGCCACTGGGTGCACGACGGCGGGGAGATCTACGACTACCTGCGGCCGTTCACCCAGTACGGTTTCACGTACCCGCCGTTCGCCGCCCTGGTGATGCTGCCGATGGCGTACCTGCCCTGGACGGCCGCGATCGTGGTGAGCGTGACCGCCAGCGTGGTGGTCACCGCGGTGCTCTTCTGGTGGCTGGTCGACCCGATCTCGCGCCGGGCCGGGTGGACCCGCTGGTTCGCCCTGGCGGTGGCGCTCTGCCTGGTCGCCGCGTACGAGCCCATGCGTGAGACGGTCAACTTCGGCCAGGTGAACATGCTCCTGCTGTTCCTGGTGGCGGCGGACCTGCTCCGGCTGCTGCCGACCGGCAGCCGGTGGGCGGGGGTGGGTGTCGGTCTCGCCACCGCGATCAAGCTGACCCCGGGGATCTTCCTCGTCTACCTGCTGGTGACCGGCCGTTGGCGGGCGGCGGTCACCGCGACGGGCGCCGCGGCCGGCGCGACCCTGCTCGCCGCGGCGCTCTTTCCGGCCGCCTCCCGCGAGTTCTGGACCGAGGCGCTGTGGAACACCAACCGGGTGGGGGAACTGGCGTTCGTCTCCAATCAGTCGCTGCGGGGGGTGGTGGCCCGGCTGAACCCGGCGGAGCCGAGCACGCTCGCCTGGCTGGCGCTGGTGGTGGCCACGCTCGCGCTCTGGGTGTGGCGGTCCCGGGCCGCCGTGGCCGCCGGTGACGAGGCGACCGGGCTGGCGCTGACCGGCGTGGTGATGTGCCTGGTCAGTCCGGTCACCTGGGTGCACCACCTGGTCTGGCTGCTGCCGGCGTTGATCCTCCTGGTCGACAACGCCATGGCCGCGTCCGCCGGCAGCCGCCGGCGCCGGGTCCTGCTGGCTGCCGCCGTCGTCGGGTACGCGTTCCTGACCAGCCGCGTCGTGTGGGCCTGGGAGCGGGACTTCACCGGCGTCGACGGCTTCCTCGGCAGCAACACCTACGTCTGGATCAGCCTGGCGCTGCTCGCCTTCCTGCCGGTGCGGTCGCCGTCGGTGGCTTCGCCAACGCCGCTCGCCGGGGTGGAACGCACCGGGGAAGCCGAGGAGCGGTCCCGCTCCGGTGTCATACCGCTTAACTAG
- a CDS encoding crosslink repair DNA glycosylase YcaQ family protein translates to MAVPESLSLAQARRIALAAQGFTDPAPAGAPTRRHLRRVLDRVGLIQMDSVNVLQRAHYLPLYSRLGPYPTTLLDAAAYRRPRDLFEYWGHEASLVPVGLHAALRWRMARARTEAWGGMRRIAAEQPGLVAWVRDEVAAKGPLTAAEIEHDAPRETGNWGWNWSAVKRALEFLFWAGEVTAAGRTTSFARRYDLPERVLPAAALEEPTPTDAEAYRTLVAVAARSLGVAAEPELRDYFRLPVAGARAAVAELAEAGELLPVRVHGWRQPAWLHARARLPRRVRGNTLVSPFDPVVWERGRAERLFDFSYRIEIYVPAPQRVHGYYVLPFLQGERFTARVDLKADRKARVLRVPAAWLESGADPGETALALAAELYRLAGWLGLDAVAPPAVGDLAAPLAAALAGVSGVP, encoded by the coding sequence ATGGCCGTACCGGAATCGCTCTCGCTCGCCCAGGCTCGGCGCATCGCGCTGGCCGCCCAGGGCTTCACCGACCCCGCGCCCGCCGGCGCGCCAACCCGTCGACACCTGCGCCGCGTGCTCGACCGGGTCGGGCTGATCCAGATGGATTCGGTCAACGTGCTACAGCGTGCGCACTACCTGCCGCTGTACAGCAGGCTCGGTCCTTACCCGACCACGCTGCTCGACGCCGCGGCCTACCGCCGCCCCCGTGACCTCTTCGAGTACTGGGGGCACGAGGCGTCGCTGGTGCCGGTCGGGCTGCACGCCGCGCTGCGGTGGCGGATGGCCCGCGCCCGCACCGAGGCGTGGGGCGGCATGCGCCGCATCGCCGCGGAGCAGCCGGGCCTGGTGGCCTGGGTCCGCGACGAGGTGGCTGCCAAGGGGCCGCTCACCGCCGCCGAGATCGAGCACGACGCCCCTCGGGAGACCGGCAACTGGGGATGGAACTGGTCGGCGGTCAAGCGGGCACTGGAGTTCCTGTTCTGGGCGGGCGAGGTCACCGCTGCCGGGCGCACCACCTCCTTCGCGCGCCGCTACGACCTGCCGGAACGGGTGCTGCCGGCCGCCGCGCTGGAGGAACCGACCCCGACCGACGCCGAGGCGTACCGGACGCTCGTCGCCGTGGCCGCCCGGTCACTCGGGGTGGCTGCCGAGCCCGAGCTGCGGGACTACTTCCGGTTGCCGGTGGCCGGGGCCCGCGCGGCGGTCGCCGAGCTGGCGGAGGCGGGCGAACTGCTGCCGGTGCGGGTGCACGGCTGGCGGCAGCCGGCCTGGCTGCACGCGCGGGCCCGACTGCCTCGCCGGGTGCGCGGCAACACCCTGGTCAGCCCGTTCGATCCGGTGGTCTGGGAACGGGGCCGCGCCGAGCGGCTGTTCGACTTCAGCTATCGCATCGAGATCTACGTGCCGGCGCCCCAGCGGGTGCACGGCTACTACGTGCTGCCGTTCCTGCAGGGTGAGCGGTTCACCGCTCGGGTCGACCTGAAGGCCGACCGCAAGGCGCGCGTGCTCCGGGTGCCGGCGGCCTGGCTCGAATCCGGCGCGGACCCGGGGGAGACCGCGCTCGCGCTCGCCGCCGAGCTGTACCGGCTCGCCGGCTGGCTCGGGCTGGACGCCGTGGCGCCCCCGGCGGTCGGGGACCTGGCGGCGCCCCTCGCCGCCGCGCTGGCGGGCGTGTCCGGTGTACCGTGA
- a CDS encoding DUF2752 domain-containing protein — protein sequence MAAPGVAIGSDVQVDPQAGWPAGQAPPYPTAEPDRLTRFVVRLHERSPRWMAPLAALGCVAAGIGYTLISDPTRSAPDAAPTCLLKLTTGLDCPGCGGTRALWYVLHADVPAAARHHFLFVFALPFLAYLFLAWAGKQAFGWRLPELRIDTRVIGVFLAAWFAFSVLRNLPWAPFTALYV from the coding sequence CTGGCCGCGCCGGGCGTGGCGATCGGGTCGGACGTCCAGGTCGACCCGCAGGCCGGGTGGCCGGCGGGGCAGGCACCGCCGTATCCGACCGCGGAGCCGGACCGGCTGACCCGGTTCGTGGTCCGGCTGCACGAGCGCTCACCCCGCTGGATGGCGCCGCTGGCCGCCCTCGGCTGCGTCGCCGCCGGCATCGGCTACACGCTGATCAGCGATCCGACCCGGTCCGCGCCCGACGCGGCGCCGACCTGCCTGCTCAAGCTGACCACCGGCCTGGACTGCCCCGGCTGCGGCGGCACCCGTGCCCTCTGGTACGTGCTGCACGCCGATGTGCCCGCCGCCGCCCGCCACCACTTCCTCTTCGTCTTCGCCCTGCCCTTCCTGGCGTACCTCTTCCTGGCGTGGGCGGGGAAACAGGCGTTCGGCTGGCGGCTGCCCGAGCTGCGGATCGACACCAGGGTGATCGGCGTCTTCCTGGCCGCCTGGTTTGCCTTCTCGGTGCTGCGCAACCTGCCCTGGGCCCCGTTCACCGCACTGTACGTCTGA